The Flavobacterium sp. 20NA77.7 genome includes the window AAATGGAATTTTTACAATTGAATGAATTGATTTTATCTAAATACGATAATCATTATCAAAAGTTAAGAGTCATTTTTGAACGAACAATTGAATTAATTGACACCCATCATCCAGATGAAATTGCTATTGAAGCGCCTTTCTTTGGCAAAAATGTACAATCGATGTTAAAATTAGGACGTGCGCAAGGTGTAGCTATGGCGGCTGGACTTTCACGAGATATTCCGATTACCGAATACGAACCTAAAAAAATAAAAATGGCAATTACAGGTAATGGAAATGCGAGTAAAGAACAGGTGGCTAAAATGTTACAACAATTGCTAGGCTTGAAAGAATTGCCAAAAAACCTTGACTCAACTGATGGTTTAGCGGCGGCTGTTTGTCATTTTTTCAATTCGGGAAGAGTGGAAATAGGAAAAAGTTATACGGGTTGGGATGCTTTTGTGAAACAAAATGAAAAAAGAATAAGCCCCCCAACCCCCAAAGGGGGAGCAAAATAACTAAATGGTTAATTCTGAACAAAACAATATCGTTTTTTACAACTCCTCCCCTTTGGGGAGGCTGGGTGGTGCTGGCATATACATCCACATACCATTCTGCAAACAAGCGTGTCATTACTGCGATTTTCATTTTTCGACTTCACTAAAGAAGAAAGAGGAAATGGTTTTGGCATTGGCCAAAGAAATTGAACTGCGAAGCAAATCCATCACTCATCACCCATCACCCATCACCGAATCAATAGAAACCATTTATTTTGGTGGAGGAACGCCAAGTATTTTAGAAATTTCGGATTTGAAATTTTTGATTGATGAGGTATATAGAAACTATAAAGTTGTTGAGAATCCAGAAATCACTGTTGAAGCCAACCCAGATGATTTAAGTAATGAAATAATTCGTCAATTAGCTGATTCACCTGTGAATCGTTTGTCTATTGGAATTCAATCGTTTTTTGAAGACGATTTACAGTTGATGAATCGCGCGCATAATGCAGAAGAAGCAAAGAAATGTCTTGAAATCGCCACGCAACATTTCGATAATATTTCCATTGATTTGATTTACGGAATTCCTAATATGTCCAATGAAAAATGGTTAGAAAACATTCAAACTGCCTTGTCTTTTGGGATACCGCATATTTCGAGTTATGCTTTAACCGTAGAACCCAAAACAGCTTTGCATACGTTTATTCAAAAAGGAATCATTCCACAACCAGATGATGAAGTGGCTGCAGCGCATTTTCAAATTTTGGTAGATAAACTTTCAGAAAACGGATTCATACATTATGAGTTATCTAATTTTGGAAAAGAACATTATTTTTCCAAAAACAATTCGAGTTATTGGTTGGGCAAAAAATACATTGGCATTGGACCTTCTGCACATAGTTATGATGGACAAAATAGAGGTTGGAATGTTTCAAATAATGCATTATACATCAAATCGATTCAAGAAAATAAATTACCAATTGAAACCGAAACATTAACCA containing:
- the ruvC gene encoding crossover junction endodeoxyribonuclease RuvC is translated as MANERIILGIDPGTTIMGFGLIKVVNKKMEFLQLNELILSKYDNHYQKLRVIFERTIELIDTHHPDEIAIEAPFFGKNVQSMLKLGRAQGVAMAAGLSRDIPITEYEPKKIKMAITGNGNASKEQVAKMLQQLLGLKELPKNLDSTDGLAAAVCHFFNSGRVEIGKSYTGWDAFVKQNEKRISPPTPKGGAK
- the hemW gene encoding radical SAM family heme chaperone HemW translates to MVNSEQNNIVFYNSSPLGRLGGAGIYIHIPFCKQACHYCDFHFSTSLKKKEEMVLALAKEIELRSKSITHHPSPITESIETIYFGGGTPSILEISDLKFLIDEVYRNYKVVENPEITVEANPDDLSNEIIRQLADSPVNRLSIGIQSFFEDDLQLMNRAHNAEEAKKCLEIATQHFDNISIDLIYGIPNMSNEKWLENIQTALSFGIPHISSYALTVEPKTALHTFIQKGIIPQPDDEVAAAHFQILVDKLSENGFIHYELSNFGKEHYFSKNNSSYWLGKKYIGIGPSAHSYDGQNRGWNVSNNALYIKSIQENKLPIETETLTKTDRYNEYIMTGLRTIWGVSLERVEREFGERYLLYLLDQSKKYIQSEHLVLTGDKLTTTKKGKFLSDGIASDLFLLNLE